Within the bacterium genome, the region AAAGTAAATTTAGAATGCGGTTTTAACCTGGTTGCTTTTGTAACCAGACGCTCAATTGAAAACCTCAACTTAAAGCCAGGCGAGGATGTCTTTGTTTCCTTTAAGGCTACGGCAGTCCATCTTATAAAGAGGTGATTGTGTTAAAATCGGTATAATCTTAATTGATGGGTAAAAGAAATGATGAAGTAACAAGCCAGTTTAAGACAATAGATTATATCTTTGGCATTTTTTGTTTCTTTGTTTCTTTTGGTGTTTATTTTCATACCTTAACACCAACCGTTGGCTTCCATGATTCAGGTGAGCTTATCAGCGTTGCTTACACATTAGGCATTGCCCATCCCCCAGGGTATCCACTTTATACATTATTTGGCAAGCTCTGGACAACCCTAATTCCTATTGGAAACATTGCCTTCAGGATGAATATGGAATCAGCCCTATTTGCCTCTTTGGCTTGTATGATGGTCTATTTCATCACCTTAAGGCTTACATCCTTAATTATTCCTTCCATTGTGGCAAGTCTAACCCTTGCCTTCTCCCTAACCTTCTGGGAACAGGCGGTAATTTCCGAAAAATACACCCTAAATGCTTTCTTTGCCACCCTAATTATCTTTATCTTACTTAAATGGGAAGACAAAATCAGAAATCAGAAATCAGAAATCAGAAATCTCTATCTCTTTTCTTTCATATTAGGCTTAAGCTTTACCCATCACTTTCAGACAATATACCTTGTTCCAGCAAGTGTTTTTTTCATCCTGGCTGTTTTCTGGAAAAATAGAAAAAAATTCAAAACTCAAAGTCCAAAGCTCAAAACTATTTTCCATTTTCGTATATGTTTAGCTGTTTTTATCAGTTTGAACAATTTAAAATCCCAATGCCCAATGACAAATAAAATCCCAATGACCAAATCCCAATGACAAACAAAATCCCAAATCCCAATGACCAATGCTTAAAATTTGTATGTGTTTAGCTCCTACATAAAAAGTATCAATTTTTAATAAATCCTAAATTCAAAATCCTAAATCCTAAACAATATCAAAATCCAAATGTTCAAAATCCAAAACATCGGCCATTGTTTTGGTCATTTGGATTTTGTGCTTTGAATTTGTTTAGAATTTTGTGCTTATGTATTTAGAATTTTATAATATCTTCTTTCCTAACTTAAGGATACATTAAGCATTAGCTAAACACGTACTAAAATTTGATATTGGACATTGAGTCATTGGACATTTATTGGACATTTGGATTTGGAAATTGGACATTTTTAGTTCGTGCTTTAGATTTAAAATTTGAGCTAAACACATACTTACACTTTATTGTTCAACCTCATTTGTCAAGTTAGAGGAGGATAGTTGCAAATTTGAGTTATTTCGGTATAACACACACTAAATTTTTAATTGACATACCCTTAACTCCTTAAATATAATTATAAGAAATATGAAGACATATTTTGAAAAGAAGGAAAATAAAGAGAGGGATTGGTTTATTATTGATGCCTCTGATAAGATACTTGGTAAGGTGGCAACAAAGGTTTCCAAAATCCTTCTTGGAAAACAAAAACCAGAATGGACACCAAATATTGACAATGGAGACGCTGTTATTGTTTTGAATGCAGAGCATGTTAAGGTCTCTGGAAAAAAGGAGGCTGGTAAGCTGTATAGAAAGCATTCTGGCTATCCTGGTGGTCTTAAAACATTAAGCTTCAAGGAACTTAAGGCAAAGAATCCTTGTAAAATAATTGAGCTTTCAGTTTGGGGGATGCTTCCTAAAAATATCACAGGAAGAAGGATGATAAGAAGGCT harbors:
- a CDS encoding DUF2723 domain-containing protein, translated to MGKRNDEVTSQFKTIDYIFGIFCFFVSFGVYFHTLTPTVGFHDSGELISVAYTLGIAHPPGYPLYTLFGKLWTTLIPIGNIAFRMNMESALFASLACMMVYFITLRLTSLIIPSIVASLTLAFSLTFWEQAVISEKYTLNAFFATLIIFILLKWEDKIRNQKSEIRNLYLFSFILGLSFTHHFQTIYLVPASVFFILAVFWKNRKKFKTQSPKLKTIFHFRICLAVFISLNNLKSQCPMTNKIPMTKSQ
- the rplM gene encoding 50S ribosomal protein L13, coding for MKTYFEKKENKERDWFIIDASDKILGKVATKVSKILLGKQKPEWTPNIDNGDAVIVLNAEHVKVSGKKEAGKLYRKHSGYPGGLKTLSFKELKAKNPCKIIELSVWGMLPKNITGRRMIRRLKVYKDGIHPHLTQKPLEIR